In Carya illinoinensis cultivar Pawnee chromosome 10, C.illinoinensisPawnee_v1, whole genome shotgun sequence, one DNA window encodes the following:
- the LOC122279280 gene encoding G-type lectin S-receptor-like serine/threonine-protein kinase SD1-13 isoform X2, whose translation MRLVRSINLSCFLALLSSFCLEFSHATDTIAPPSFIKDSDQTIISNGGEFKLGFFSPANSTYRYVGIWYAKVSESPVSPVIWVANRDKPLKTPSGILTISEDGNLVVLDGEKTILWSSNVTSSVSNMSARLLDTGNLVLQENTTGLITWESFQHPSNSWLPEMKLSTNATTGKNVQLTSWKSSSDPAFGTFSAEGNLLETYSINGKDWVVSWSSLTSECDVYGKCGAFGNCNPKKKVICSCLEGFEPKNIEEWNRGDWTSGCVRRTPLQCLKVSTGGKEDKKDGFLKVTMMKTPSLANWSSVFEDECRYRCLEDCSCMAYAYESGIGCMSWTRDLIDSQKFSSGGVDLYVRVAYSELGHKNEQGKVIVIVTVVIGIVFMAMCTLFLCRWMAKRRGGTCLGFHSEENLLDSKNQDKLQELPIFSLEELTSATNNFHLSNKLGQGGFGPVYKGKLLDGQEIAVKRLARTSGQGLEEFMNEVIVISKLQHRNLVRLLGGCVEGEEKLLVYEYMPNKSLDACLFDSIKQELLDWKKRFNIIEGIGRGLLYLHRDSRLRIIHRDLKASNILLDEELNPKISDFGMARIFGGNEDQANTKRVVGTYGYMAPEYAMAGRFSEKSDVFSFGVLLLEIVSGRKISHFYHNEQAASLLGFAWEMWNMDNLSTLADPKISKSGFEKEIFRCIHVGLLCVQDFAKDRPTISIVISMLKSEIVDLPHPRQPAFTANQITSENEFSYPCSMNDVTETMVHGR comes from the exons ATGCGGCTTGTTCGAAGCATAAACTTGTCATGTTTCCTTGCCTTGCTGTCTTCCTTTTGTTTAGAGTTCAGCCATGCCACGGACACCATCGCACCACCTAGCTTTATCAAAGACTCTGATCAAACCATAATCTCCAATGGCGGTGAGTTCAAATTGGGATTTTTTAGCCCGGCGAATTCTACCTATCGCTATGTTGGGATATGGTATGCTAAAGTTTCTGAGTCTCCTGTGAGTCCTGTCATATGGGTTGCTAACAGAGACAAGCCCCTCAAGACCCCCTCCGGGATTCTTACTATATCCGAAGACGGCAATCTAGTCGTATTGGATGGAGAAAAGACGATTTTGTGGTCATCAAACGTAACAAGTTCTGTTTCCAATATGAGCGCACGACTTCTAGATACAGGGAACCTTGTCTTACAAGAAAACACAACTGGGTTAATCACATGGGAGAGTTTCCAACATCCTTCTAATTCGTGGTTGCCAGAAATGAAGCTGAGTACTAATGCAACAACAGGCAAGAACGTTCAGCTCACATCATGGAAGAGTTCTTCAGATCCAGCCTTTGGAACCTTTTCTGCTG AAGGAAACTTACTGGAAACTTATTCCATTAATGGGAAGGATTGGGTGGTCTCGTGGTCGTCTTTGACGTCTGAGTGTGATGTTTACGGCAAGTGTGGGGCATTTGGAAATtgtaacccaaaaaaaaaagtaatctgCAGCTGCCTAGAGGGTTTTGAACCAAAGAATATAGAAGAATGGAATAGAGGAGATTGGACAAGTGGATGCGTAAGAAGGACACCCTTGCAGTGTTTGAAAGTGAGCACAGGTGGTAAAGAAGACAAAAAAGATGGGTTTTTAAAGGTGACGATGATGAAAACGCCAAGTTTGGCAAATTGGTCATCTGTTTTTGAGGATGAATGCAGATACCGGTGCTTGGAAGACTGTTCTTGTATGGCTTATGCATACGAATCTGGCATTGGGTGTATGTCATGGACCAGAGATTTAATAGATTCACAGAAGTTTTCCAGCGGCGGAGTTGATCTTTATGTTCGTGTGGCATATTCAGAGCTCG GTCATAAAAACGAGCAAGGGAAAGTAATCGTCATAGTCACAGTGGTCATAGGAATAGTCTTCATGGCCATGTGCACTTTATTCTTATGCCGGTGGATGGCAAAACGTAGAG GGGGAACGTGTCTAGGATTTCATTCTGAAGAGAATCTTTTAGACAGCAAAAACCAAGATAAACTCCAAGAACTACCGATATTTAGCCTTGAGGAGCTAACAAGTGCAACGAACAACTTCCACCTGTCTAACAAACTTGGACAAGGTGGGTTTGGCCCCGTATACAAG GGAAAATTGTTAGATGGACAAGAAATTGCCGTGAAAAGACTTGCAAGAACTTCAGGGCAAGGGCTAGAAGAATTTATGAATGAAGTCATAGTGATTTCTAAACTCCAACACCGAAATCTTGTTAGACTCCTTGGTGGGTGTgttgaaggagaagaaaagttgCTAGTCTATGAATACATGCCAAACAAAAGTTTGGATGCATGTCTTTTTG ATTCAATCAAACAAGAATTGCTAGATTGGAAAAAACGTTTCAACATTATTGAAGGAATTGGTCGAGGTCTACTCTATCTTCATAGGGACTCGAGATTAAGGATTATTCATAGGGATCTAAAGGCAAGTAACATATTGTTGGATGAAGAgctaaatccaaaaatatcagaCTTTGGAATGGCTCGGATTTTTGGAGGCAATGAAGACCAGGCCAATACGAAAAGGGTTGTCGGAACATA TGGCTACATGGCTCCTGAATATGCAATGGCGGGGCGATTTTCAGAAAAATCAGATGTCTTCAGCTTTGGAGTATTGTTGCTAGAGATAGTAAGCGGAAGGAAAATCTCTCATTTTTATCACAATGAGCAAGCCGCGAGCCTTTTAGGATTT GCATGGGAAATGTGGAACATGGACAACTTGTCAACCTTAGCTGATCCCAAAATATCAAAATCTGGCTTTGAAAAGGAAATCTTTAGATGCATACATGTTGGGTTATTGTGTGTACAAGATTTCGCTAAAGATAGACCAACCATATCTATTGTTATTTCTATGCTAAAGAGTGAGATTGTTGATCTACCTCATCCAAGGCAGCCAGCATTCACTGCAAATCAGATTACCTCAGAAAATGAGTTCTCTTACCCGTGCTCAATGAACGATGTCACTGAAACAATGGTTCATGGTAGATGA
- the LOC122279280 gene encoding G-type lectin S-receptor-like serine/threonine-protein kinase At1g11330 isoform X1 encodes MRLVRSINLSCFLALLSSFCLEFSHATDTIAPPSFIKDSDQTIISNGGEFKLGFFSPANSTYRYVGIWYAKVSESPVSPVIWVANRDKPLKTPSGILTISEDGNLVVLDGEKTILWSSNVTSSVSNMSARLLDTGNLVLQENTTGLITWESFQHPSNSWLPEMKLSTNATTGKNVQLTSWKSSSDPAFGTFSAGTYSFNLPEVFIWNGSSPYWRSGPWNGMIFIGVPTMKARYLNRFSLVDDKEGSFYFAFEFSNKSLPFHYVLNAEGNLLETYSINGKDWVVSWSSLTSECDVYGKCGAFGNCNPKKKVICSCLEGFEPKNIEEWNRGDWTSGCVRRTPLQCLKVSTGGKEDKKDGFLKVTMMKTPSLANWSSVFEDECRYRCLEDCSCMAYAYESGIGCMSWTRDLIDSQKFSSGGVDLYVRVAYSELGHKNEQGKVIVIVTVVIGIVFMAMCTLFLCRWMAKRRGGTCLGFHSEENLLDSKNQDKLQELPIFSLEELTSATNNFHLSNKLGQGGFGPVYKGKLLDGQEIAVKRLARTSGQGLEEFMNEVIVISKLQHRNLVRLLGGCVEGEEKLLVYEYMPNKSLDACLFDSIKQELLDWKKRFNIIEGIGRGLLYLHRDSRLRIIHRDLKASNILLDEELNPKISDFGMARIFGGNEDQANTKRVVGTYGYMAPEYAMAGRFSEKSDVFSFGVLLLEIVSGRKISHFYHNEQAASLLGFAWEMWNMDNLSTLADPKISKSGFEKEIFRCIHVGLLCVQDFAKDRPTISIVISMLKSEIVDLPHPRQPAFTANQITSENEFSYPCSMNDVTETMVHGR; translated from the exons ATGCGGCTTGTTCGAAGCATAAACTTGTCATGTTTCCTTGCCTTGCTGTCTTCCTTTTGTTTAGAGTTCAGCCATGCCACGGACACCATCGCACCACCTAGCTTTATCAAAGACTCTGATCAAACCATAATCTCCAATGGCGGTGAGTTCAAATTGGGATTTTTTAGCCCGGCGAATTCTACCTATCGCTATGTTGGGATATGGTATGCTAAAGTTTCTGAGTCTCCTGTGAGTCCTGTCATATGGGTTGCTAACAGAGACAAGCCCCTCAAGACCCCCTCCGGGATTCTTACTATATCCGAAGACGGCAATCTAGTCGTATTGGATGGAGAAAAGACGATTTTGTGGTCATCAAACGTAACAAGTTCTGTTTCCAATATGAGCGCACGACTTCTAGATACAGGGAACCTTGTCTTACAAGAAAACACAACTGGGTTAATCACATGGGAGAGTTTCCAACATCCTTCTAATTCGTGGTTGCCAGAAATGAAGCTGAGTACTAATGCAACAACAGGCAAGAACGTTCAGCTCACATCATGGAAGAGTTCTTCAGATCCAGCCTTTGGAACCTTTTCTGCTGGTACTTACTCTTTCAATCTTCCTGAAGTATTTATTTGGAATGGTAGTAGCCCTTATTGGCGCAGTGGTCCGTGGAATGGTATGATCTTTATTGGAGTACCAACCATGAAAGCTCGATATCTCAATAGATTTAGTCTTGTAGATGACAAAGAGGGATCATTCTATTTTGCTTTTGAGTTTTCAAACAAGTCATTGCCATTCCATTATGTCTTAAACGCAGAAGGAAACTTACTGGAAACTTATTCCATTAATGGGAAGGATTGGGTGGTCTCGTGGTCGTCTTTGACGTCTGAGTGTGATGTTTACGGCAAGTGTGGGGCATTTGGAAATtgtaacccaaaaaaaaaagtaatctgCAGCTGCCTAGAGGGTTTTGAACCAAAGAATATAGAAGAATGGAATAGAGGAGATTGGACAAGTGGATGCGTAAGAAGGACACCCTTGCAGTGTTTGAAAGTGAGCACAGGTGGTAAAGAAGACAAAAAAGATGGGTTTTTAAAGGTGACGATGATGAAAACGCCAAGTTTGGCAAATTGGTCATCTGTTTTTGAGGATGAATGCAGATACCGGTGCTTGGAAGACTGTTCTTGTATGGCTTATGCATACGAATCTGGCATTGGGTGTATGTCATGGACCAGAGATTTAATAGATTCACAGAAGTTTTCCAGCGGCGGAGTTGATCTTTATGTTCGTGTGGCATATTCAGAGCTCG GTCATAAAAACGAGCAAGGGAAAGTAATCGTCATAGTCACAGTGGTCATAGGAATAGTCTTCATGGCCATGTGCACTTTATTCTTATGCCGGTGGATGGCAAAACGTAGAG GGGGAACGTGTCTAGGATTTCATTCTGAAGAGAATCTTTTAGACAGCAAAAACCAAGATAAACTCCAAGAACTACCGATATTTAGCCTTGAGGAGCTAACAAGTGCAACGAACAACTTCCACCTGTCTAACAAACTTGGACAAGGTGGGTTTGGCCCCGTATACAAG GGAAAATTGTTAGATGGACAAGAAATTGCCGTGAAAAGACTTGCAAGAACTTCAGGGCAAGGGCTAGAAGAATTTATGAATGAAGTCATAGTGATTTCTAAACTCCAACACCGAAATCTTGTTAGACTCCTTGGTGGGTGTgttgaaggagaagaaaagttgCTAGTCTATGAATACATGCCAAACAAAAGTTTGGATGCATGTCTTTTTG ATTCAATCAAACAAGAATTGCTAGATTGGAAAAAACGTTTCAACATTATTGAAGGAATTGGTCGAGGTCTACTCTATCTTCATAGGGACTCGAGATTAAGGATTATTCATAGGGATCTAAAGGCAAGTAACATATTGTTGGATGAAGAgctaaatccaaaaatatcagaCTTTGGAATGGCTCGGATTTTTGGAGGCAATGAAGACCAGGCCAATACGAAAAGGGTTGTCGGAACATA TGGCTACATGGCTCCTGAATATGCAATGGCGGGGCGATTTTCAGAAAAATCAGATGTCTTCAGCTTTGGAGTATTGTTGCTAGAGATAGTAAGCGGAAGGAAAATCTCTCATTTTTATCACAATGAGCAAGCCGCGAGCCTTTTAGGATTT GCATGGGAAATGTGGAACATGGACAACTTGTCAACCTTAGCTGATCCCAAAATATCAAAATCTGGCTTTGAAAAGGAAATCTTTAGATGCATACATGTTGGGTTATTGTGTGTACAAGATTTCGCTAAAGATAGACCAACCATATCTATTGTTATTTCTATGCTAAAGAGTGAGATTGTTGATCTACCTCATCCAAGGCAGCCAGCATTCACTGCAAATCAGATTACCTCAGAAAATGAGTTCTCTTACCCGTGCTCAATGAACGATGTCACTGAAACAATGGTTCATGGTAGATGA